From the genome of Panulirus ornatus isolate Po-2019 chromosome 19, ASM3632096v1, whole genome shotgun sequence, one region includes:
- the LOC139755401 gene encoding uncharacterized protein isoform X2, translating to MFIVVAAIFILIFTMFKTVMEEMERRDAMLRNATLSNATLFLSSDFDDAWLTVRVLENVTAAENMTAGDTQKTLLKAKIEPEWSLIRGTFKHVKDENFENFLVMAGVPYLVRSFIVRTTPTIHIQYAYEGDDDYNDLEDHTLAEDYEVGEGRVFQMIITTTTWIKTSVERFRPGFTFMKFDYDGTQSTNTYRFLSPTVLVHEKEKERYSTNIVRSFDQDGFVLTIIDKKTGVWAKRYYKREGEVRA from the exons ATGTTCATCGTGGTAGCGGCTATTTTCATCCTGATCTTCACCATGTTCAAGACAGTCATGGAGGAGATGGAGCGACGGGACGCCATGCTGCGCAACGCCACCCTCAG CAACGCCACCTTGTTCCTGTCCAGCGACTTCGACGACGCGTGGCTGACGGTCAGGGTGCTGGAGAACGTGACGGCCGCCGAGAATATGACGGCTGGCGACACTCAGAAGACCCTCCTGAAGGCCAAGATCGAACCCGAGTGGTCCCTCATCCGCGGTACTTTCAAGCACGTTAAGGACGAGAACTTCGAGAACTTCCTTGTGATGGCAG GAGTACCGTACCTGGTGCGCAGCTTCATCGTGAGGACGACCCCCACCATCCACATCCAGTATGCGTACGAGGGCGACGACGACTACAACGACCTCGAGGACCACACGCTAG CTGAGGACTACGAGGTGGGCGAGGGTCGGGTGTTCCAgatgatcatcaccacaaccacttggATCAAGACCTCCGTGGAGAGGTTCAGGCCGGGCTTTACCTTCATGAAGTTTGACTACGACGGAACCCAGTCAACG AACACGTACCGGTTCCTCTCGCCCACTGTCCTCGTCCACGAGAAGGAGAAGGAGCGCTACTCCACCAACATCGTCCGCAGCTTTGACCAAGATGGCTTCGTACTG
- the LOC139755401 gene encoding uncharacterized protein isoform X1: MFIVVAAIFILIFTMFKTVMEEMERRDAMLRNATLSSNATLFLSSDFDDAWLTVRVLENVTAAENMTAGDTQKTLLKAKIEPEWSLIRGTFKHVKDENFENFLVMAGVPYLVRSFIVRTTPTIHIQYAYEGDDDYNDLEDHTLAEDYEVGEGRVFQMIITTTTWIKTSVERFRPGFTFMKFDYDGTQSTNTYRFLSPTVLVHEKEKERYSTNIVRSFDQDGFVLTIIDKKTGVWAKRYYKREGEVRA; the protein is encoded by the exons ATGTTCATCGTGGTAGCGGCTATTTTCATCCTGATCTTCACCATGTTCAAGACAGTCATGGAGGAGATGGAGCGACGGGACGCCATGCTGCGCAACGCCACCCTCAG TAGCAACGCCACCTTGTTCCTGTCCAGCGACTTCGACGACGCGTGGCTGACGGTCAGGGTGCTGGAGAACGTGACGGCCGCCGAGAATATGACGGCTGGCGACACTCAGAAGACCCTCCTGAAGGCCAAGATCGAACCCGAGTGGTCCCTCATCCGCGGTACTTTCAAGCACGTTAAGGACGAGAACTTCGAGAACTTCCTTGTGATGGCAG GAGTACCGTACCTGGTGCGCAGCTTCATCGTGAGGACGACCCCCACCATCCACATCCAGTATGCGTACGAGGGCGACGACGACTACAACGACCTCGAGGACCACACGCTAG CTGAGGACTACGAGGTGGGCGAGGGTCGGGTGTTCCAgatgatcatcaccacaaccacttggATCAAGACCTCCGTGGAGAGGTTCAGGCCGGGCTTTACCTTCATGAAGTTTGACTACGACGGAACCCAGTCAACG AACACGTACCGGTTCCTCTCGCCCACTGTCCTCGTCCACGAGAAGGAGAAGGAGCGCTACTCCACCAACATCGTCCGCAGCTTTGACCAAGATGGCTTCGTACTG